CGCCGCCCAGCGCGGTGCGCTCCGCGGCCATCATCATCACCACGTCCGCCACGCCGGCCAGGTCGCGCAGCATCTCGGTGTGCCCGGGAAAGTGCCATCCCCCGGCGCGGAAGGCGTTCTTTTCGATGGGCGCCGTCACCAGCGCATCCACGTCGCCCGCCAGCGCCATCCGCGTCCCGCGCTCGATGGCGGCCCCGGCAATCCGCCCCGCCGCGGCGGCCCCGTCCTCCGCCCGCCACTCGCCCACGCTCACGTCATCGGCGGAGCGCAGGAGCGACGAGGGGCCCACGAGCACGAACTGGCCGAGCCCGGAAATCTCCGGGTCGGCCAGTGCGCCCGCCGTCACCTCGGGCCCGATCCCACGCGGGTCGCCGAGAGTGATCGCGATGCGGGGACGATTCATTCCGCTGCTCTGTCGATCATCGTTACCGCCGTTCAGAACGGCTCGTCGCGCACCTTTTCGTCCTGCAGCACGCGGTACAGGTCGCGCGCGGCCTTCTTCGACACGTTCTTTCCCGGCAGCTCCAGCAGCTCCACCTCCAGCAGCCGCGAGGGGTAGCGGATGGAGATGCGCTTGCCCGCGGTGACCGCGTCGGCGGGGCGGGCGCGGCGCCCGTCCAGCGAAACCGCCCCCATCTCGCACGCCGCCTTGGCCTCGCTGCGGCTCTTCGTCAGGCAGAGCCGGTGCAGCAGAACGTCCACCCGCAGCGGCTCGGCGGTGCTCACGGGTTGCGGACGGCCACGTGCATGTCGCGGCGCAATTCCTGGATCACGCGCTCGCTCATCCGCTGCTCCTGCAGTATTCCCCGGATCCGCTCG
This portion of the Longimicrobium sp. genome encodes:
- a CDS encoding S4 domain-containing protein, which codes for MSTAEPLRVDVLLHRLCLTKSRSEAKAACEMGAVSLDGRRARPADAVTAGKRISIRYPSRLLEVELLELPGKNVSKKAARDLYRVLQDEKVRDEPF